One genomic segment of Arthrobacter sp. JZ12 includes these proteins:
- the galE gene encoding UDP-glucose 4-epimerase GalE produces the protein MKILVTGGSGYIGSHTTLALLEAGHDVVVVDNLYNSSETALRRVEELAGRELTFHKVDLLDEHALDAVFEADSVDAVIHFAGLKAVGESVEKPLFYYHNNVGGTLNLLRTMDRHNVRTLVFSSSATVYGASEEVPLIEKMPLDATNPYGRTKEQIEDILSDVGASDGRWNIALLRYFNPVGAHESGRIGEDPTGIPNNLLPFVAQVAVGRREKVMVFGNDYPTPDGTGIRDYIHVVDLADGHVAALNFLTTHPGVHRWNLGTGNGSSVLEVLAAFSKAVGREIPYEFAPRRPGDAAVSYADPSSALADLGWSAHRNLDTMCEDHWRWQKNNPQGYAS, from the coding sequence ATGAAGATACTCGTCACCGGCGGAAGCGGTTACATCGGCTCACACACAACACTGGCGCTGCTTGAGGCCGGCCACGATGTTGTTGTAGTGGACAACCTGTACAACTCCAGCGAGACAGCGCTTCGGCGGGTGGAGGAACTGGCGGGGCGAGAGCTCACCTTCCACAAGGTCGACCTTCTCGATGAACACGCTCTGGACGCAGTATTCGAGGCAGACTCCGTAGACGCCGTCATTCACTTCGCGGGCCTGAAGGCCGTGGGCGAATCCGTAGAGAAGCCGCTGTTCTACTACCACAACAATGTCGGCGGCACCCTGAACCTGCTGCGCACCATGGACCGCCATAACGTGCGCACCCTCGTCTTCAGTTCGTCGGCCACGGTTTACGGTGCCTCTGAGGAGGTGCCCCTCATCGAGAAGATGCCGCTGGACGCCACCAACCCCTATGGCCGCACCAAGGAGCAGATCGAGGACATCCTGAGCGACGTCGGCGCTTCAGACGGTCGGTGGAACATCGCCCTGCTGCGTTACTTCAACCCGGTCGGCGCACACGAATCGGGCCGGATCGGCGAAGACCCCACCGGCATCCCCAACAACCTTCTCCCGTTCGTCGCGCAGGTGGCAGTCGGCCGCCGCGAGAAGGTGATGGTATTCGGGAACGACTACCCCACTCCGGACGGCACCGGCATCCGCGACTACATCCACGTGGTGGACCTGGCCGACGGACACGTGGCCGCGCTGAACTTCCTCACCACCCACCCCGGCGTGCACCGCTGGAATCTCGGTACGGGCAACGGTTCCTCGGTCCTTGAGGTACTCGCCGCCTTCTCGAAGGCGGTCGGACGGGAAATCCCCTACGAATTCGCACCGCGACGCCCGGGAGACGCAGCCGTCAGCTACGCGGATCCGTCCTCAGCCCTGGCCGACCTGGGCTGGTCGGCGCACCGCAACCTCGACACCATGTGCGAAGACCACTGGCGCTGGCAGAAGAACAACCCCCAGGGCTACGCTTCCTGA
- the fdxA gene encoding ferredoxin, with amino-acid sequence MTYVIAQPCVDVKDKACIEECPVDCIYEGERSLYIHPDECVDCGACEPVCPVEAIYYEDDTPEEWADYYKANVEFFDDLGSPGGAAKLGNTGKDHPMIAALPPQNQEA; translated from the coding sequence GTGACCTACGTAATCGCACAGCCGTGCGTGGATGTGAAAGACAAGGCCTGCATCGAGGAATGCCCGGTCGACTGCATCTATGAAGGCGAACGCTCCTTGTACATCCACCCGGATGAGTGCGTGGACTGCGGAGCGTGCGAGCCCGTTTGCCCGGTTGAGGCAATCTACTACGAGGACGACACTCCGGAGGAGTGGGCCGACTACTACAAGGCCAATGTCGAATTCTTCGACGATCTCGGCTCCCCGGGCGGGGCAGCAAAGCTCGGGAACACCGGGAAGGACCACCCGATGATCGCCGCGCTTCCGCCGCAGAACCAAGAGGCCTGA
- a CDS encoding citrate synthase: protein MTEQNGASLHYDGGSLSLPLITAAEGNHGYDVSKLLKQTGAVTFDPGFMNTAATTSSITYIDGDQGILRYRGYPIDQLAQHSSFLEVSYLLIYGELPTPAELAAFDDRIRRHTLLHEELKGFFGGFPRDAHPMPVLSSAVSALSTFYQDSLDPFDDEQVELSTFRLMAKLPVIAAYAHKKSIGQPMLYPDNSMNLVENFMRLCFGLPAEPYELDPVMVKALDLLLILHADHEQNCSTSTVRLVGSSNANMFASVSAGINALFGPLHGGANEAVLNMLRKIQATGVEPEAFMEKVKKKEDGVKLMGFGHRVYKNYDPRAKIVKATAHDILSRLGGNDELLDIAMRLEEKALADDYFIERKLYPNVDFYTGLIYKAMGFPEKMFTVLFAIGRLPGWIAQWREMIKDPQTKIGRPRQLYTGASERQYPAR from the coding sequence ATGACTGAGCAAAATGGCGCCTCCCTCCACTACGACGGAGGAAGCCTGAGCCTCCCGCTTATCACCGCGGCTGAAGGCAACCACGGATACGACGTCTCGAAGCTCCTGAAGCAGACCGGCGCCGTGACGTTCGATCCCGGTTTCATGAACACGGCGGCCACCACCTCCTCGATCACGTACATCGACGGTGACCAGGGCATCCTCCGCTACCGCGGGTACCCCATTGACCAGCTCGCGCAGCACTCAAGCTTCCTTGAGGTCTCCTACCTGCTCATCTACGGAGAGCTTCCCACCCCCGCCGAACTTGCGGCCTTCGACGACCGCATCCGCCGCCACACCCTCCTGCACGAGGAACTCAAGGGCTTCTTCGGCGGATTTCCGCGGGACGCACACCCCATGCCGGTGCTGTCCTCCGCTGTTTCGGCGCTGTCCACCTTCTACCAGGATTCCCTGGATCCGTTCGATGACGAGCAGGTGGAACTGTCCACTTTCCGCCTCATGGCGAAGCTTCCGGTCATCGCTGCCTACGCACACAAGAAGTCCATCGGTCAGCCCATGCTGTACCCGGACAACTCCATGAACCTGGTGGAGAACTTCATGCGGCTGTGCTTCGGCCTGCCCGCTGAGCCGTACGAGCTCGATCCGGTCATGGTCAAGGCCCTTGACCTGCTCCTCATCCTGCATGCGGACCACGAGCAGAACTGCTCCACCTCGACCGTGCGCCTGGTCGGAAGCTCGAACGCCAACATGTTCGCGTCCGTATCCGCCGGCATCAACGCCCTCTTCGGTCCCCTCCACGGCGGCGCCAATGAGGCTGTGCTCAACATGCTCCGCAAGATCCAGGCCACCGGGGTAGAGCCGGAGGCGTTCATGGAGAAGGTCAAGAAGAAGGAAGACGGCGTGAAGCTCATGGGCTTCGGACACCGCGTCTACAAAAACTATGACCCGCGCGCCAAGATCGTGAAGGCAACCGCCCACGACATCCTGTCCCGCCTCGGCGGCAACGACGAACTGCTCGACATCGCTATGCGGCTCGAGGAGAAGGCACTCGCTGACGACTACTTCATCGAGCGCAAGCTCTACCCCAACGTGGACTTCTACACCGGCCTGATCTACAAGGCCATGGGGTTCCCGGAGAAGATGTTCACCGTGCTGTTCGCGATCGGCCGCCTCCCCGGGTGGATCGCCCAGTGGCGCGAGATGATCAAGGATCCGCAGACCAAGATCGGCCGTCCGCGCCAGCTGTACACGGGAGCATCGGAGCGGCAGTACCCCGCGCGCTGA
- the dapE gene encoding succinyl-diaminopimelate desuccinylase has protein sequence MTVSDLPLLDPTKDVAQLTADIIDIDSVSGNEKVLADAVEVLLRSCSHLEVVRDGDSLIARTTLGRPERVILAGHLDTVPLPRVPGSRGTVPSSWEGEILYGRGATDMKGGVAVQLALAKALTAPSRDITYVFYDHEEVEAALSGLGRLAEKFPDRLQGDFAVLLEPTDGTVEGGCNGTARFNVSTTGRAAHSARAWMGENAIHKLAEVLVRLRDHEPATVTVDGLDFRESLNAVLVSGGTAGNVIPDHAVLEVNYRFAPDKTPEQAEQYVRDLLQGFDVVRTDAAAGARPGLNHPAAAAFVAAVGEEPKPKYGWTDVARFSALGIPAVNFGPGDALLAHSDDEHVHADAVRACYRHLKNWLA, from the coding sequence ATGACTGTTTCGGATCTTCCGCTCCTGGACCCTACAAAGGACGTGGCGCAACTCACGGCCGACATCATCGATATCGACAGTGTGTCGGGAAATGAGAAGGTCCTTGCCGATGCGGTGGAAGTTCTGCTTCGCAGCTGCAGCCACCTGGAGGTCGTCCGCGATGGCGACTCGCTCATTGCGCGCACAACACTCGGCCGCCCGGAGCGGGTGATCCTCGCCGGTCATCTGGACACCGTGCCGCTGCCGAGGGTGCCCGGATCACGGGGAACCGTCCCGAGTTCGTGGGAGGGGGAGATTCTCTACGGCCGGGGAGCGACGGATATGAAGGGAGGCGTCGCGGTCCAGTTGGCGCTGGCGAAGGCGCTGACAGCGCCTTCGCGCGACATCACCTACGTCTTCTATGACCATGAGGAAGTCGAAGCCGCACTGAGCGGGCTGGGCAGGCTCGCCGAGAAGTTCCCGGACCGGCTGCAGGGTGACTTCGCCGTGCTGCTTGAGCCCACCGACGGGACGGTGGAGGGCGGCTGTAACGGCACGGCCCGGTTCAACGTATCGACGACGGGGCGCGCGGCCCATTCAGCCCGGGCCTGGATGGGCGAGAACGCCATTCACAAGCTGGCCGAGGTGCTGGTGCGGTTGCGGGACCATGAGCCGGCCACCGTGACGGTCGACGGCCTGGATTTCCGGGAGAGCCTCAACGCAGTGCTCGTCTCGGGAGGTACGGCCGGGAACGTCATTCCGGATCATGCGGTCCTTGAGGTCAACTACAGGTTTGCGCCGGACAAGACACCGGAACAGGCCGAGCAATACGTTCGCGACCTCCTGCAGGGCTTCGACGTTGTCCGCACGGACGCCGCCGCCGGTGCACGACCGGGCCTGAACCATCCCGCAGCAGCGGCCTTCGTCGCCGCGGTCGGCGAGGAACCGAAGCCGAAGTACGGCTGGACCGACGTGGCCCGCTTCAGTGCTCTTGGAATCCCCGCGGTGAACTTCGGACCCGGTGATGCACTGCTTGCGCACTCGGATGACGAACACGTACATGCGGACGCTGTCCGCGCCTGCTACCGCCACTTAAAGAACTGGCTCGCCTGA
- the typA gene encoding translational GTPase TypA, whose protein sequence is MSVSTSNTAIRSDLRNVAIVAHVDHGKTTLVDAMLKQTNSFAAHGEVADRVMDSGDLEREKGITILAKNTTVFYEGPSSNGERITINVIDTPGHADFGGEVERGLSMVDGVVLLVDASEGPLPQTRFVLRKALAAKLPVVLLVNKTDRPDSRIDEVVSESMDLLLGLASDLADEVPDLDLDSVLNVPVVYAAARAGAASLEQPADGEVPANDNLEPLFKTIIEHIPAPSYDPEGVLQAHVTNLDASPFLGRLALLRIFNGTLRKGQQVAWARQNGELKTVKITELLATKALERVPAESAGPGEIVAVAGIEDITIGETLTDVENPQPLPLITVDDPAISVTIGINTSPLAGKVKGAKVTARQVKDRLDKELIGNVSLRVLPTSRPDAWEVQGRGELALAILVEQMRREGFELTVGKPQVVTKTIDGKVHEPMEHMTIDVPEEYLGGVTQLMAARKGRMTNMANHGTGWVRMEFIVPARGLIGFRTRFLTDTRGAGIASSYSEGYEPWAGDIEYRTNGSMIADRAGVVTPFAMINLQERGSFFVEPTSEVYEGMIVGENSRADDMDVNITKEKKLTNMRAASSDSFENLTPPRKLTLEESLEFAREDECVEVTPEAIRIRKVILDANERLRAARSRARA, encoded by the coding sequence ATGTCTGTATCCACGAGCAACACTGCAATCCGCAGCGACCTCCGCAACGTTGCCATCGTGGCCCACGTGGACCACGGCAAGACAACGCTCGTGGACGCGATGCTGAAGCAGACCAACTCCTTCGCCGCGCACGGCGAGGTTGCAGACCGGGTCATGGACTCCGGCGACCTCGAGCGCGAAAAGGGCATCACCATCCTCGCGAAGAACACCACCGTGTTCTACGAGGGCCCGTCCTCCAACGGTGAGCGCATTACCATCAACGTCATCGACACCCCTGGCCACGCCGACTTCGGCGGCGAGGTGGAGCGCGGTCTGTCCATGGTTGACGGCGTCGTCCTGCTCGTAGACGCATCCGAGGGGCCGCTTCCCCAGACCCGTTTCGTGCTGCGCAAGGCCCTTGCCGCGAAGCTTCCCGTGGTACTGCTGGTCAACAAGACCGACCGCCCTGACTCCCGCATTGACGAGGTGGTCAGCGAGTCCATGGACCTGCTGCTCGGCCTGGCATCGGACCTCGCCGACGAGGTTCCCGACCTGGACCTGGACTCCGTGCTCAACGTGCCCGTTGTCTACGCCGCAGCCCGCGCGGGTGCCGCTTCGCTCGAACAGCCGGCGGATGGCGAGGTTCCCGCGAACGACAACCTCGAGCCGCTGTTCAAGACGATCATCGAGCACATTCCGGCCCCGAGCTACGACCCTGAGGGTGTCCTGCAGGCGCACGTCACCAACCTCGACGCCTCCCCGTTCCTCGGCCGCCTTGCTCTCCTGCGAATCTTTAACGGCACCCTCCGCAAGGGCCAGCAGGTTGCCTGGGCACGCCAGAACGGCGAGCTCAAGACCGTCAAGATCACCGAGCTGCTCGCCACGAAGGCCCTTGAGCGTGTTCCGGCAGAGTCTGCCGGCCCCGGTGAGATCGTTGCGGTGGCCGGTATTGAGGACATCACGATCGGTGAGACGCTGACGGACGTCGAGAACCCGCAGCCGCTGCCGCTGATCACGGTGGACGACCCCGCGATCTCCGTCACCATCGGCATCAACACCTCGCCGCTCGCCGGCAAGGTCAAGGGTGCGAAGGTGACGGCGCGTCAGGTGAAGGACCGCCTGGACAAGGAACTAATCGGCAACGTGTCGCTCCGCGTGCTGCCGACCAGCCGCCCGGATGCGTGGGAGGTGCAGGGCCGTGGTGAGCTGGCTCTGGCCATCCTCGTTGAGCAGATGCGCCGTGAGGGCTTCGAACTCACCGTCGGAAAGCCCCAGGTTGTCACGAAGACGATCGACGGCAAGGTCCACGAGCCGATGGAGCACATGACCATCGACGTGCCCGAGGAATACCTCGGCGGCGTAACCCAGCTCATGGCTGCGCGTAAGGGCCGCATGACCAACATGGCCAACCACGGAACCGGTTGGGTGCGCATGGAGTTCATCGTTCCTGCCCGCGGTCTTATCGGCTTCCGCACCCGCTTCCTCACGGACACCCGCGGAGCCGGCATCGCTTCCTCCTACTCCGAGGGCTACGAGCCGTGGGCAGGAGACATCGAGTACCGGACCAACGGCTCGATGATCGCCGACCGCGCTGGAGTGGTCACGCCGTTCGCCATGATCAACCTGCAGGAGCGTGGCTCGTTCTTCGTGGAGCCCACCTCAGAGGTTTACGAGGGCATGATTGTCGGCGAGAACTCGCGCGCCGACGACATGGACGTGAATATCACCAAGGAAAAGAAGCTCACCAACATGCGTGCGGCTTCCTCCGACAGCTTCGAGAACCTGACCCCGCCGCGCAAGCTCACCCTCGAGGAGTCCCTCGAATTCGCCCGCGAGGACGAGTGCGTTGAAGTGACCCCCGAGGCGATCCGCATCCGTAAGGTCATTCTGGACGCCAACGAGCGCCTGCGCGCCGCCCGTTCCCGCGCCCGCGCGTAG
- a CDS encoding ABC transporter permease subunit, protein MEDYLSLLTEYDVLGAFWVNIQLTLWAGLWALLLGTLLALMRISPIASLQWLGAAYVNIFRNTPLTIILAFGFLALFGQLRFSLADDLNLSLFRIAILGLAVYHAAFVCEAIRSGVNTVPLGQAEAARAIGLSFLPSARLIILPQAFRGAIAPLGNVLIALIKNSTVAAAGSVAIETSTVMKEMIEFRSDVIYPIFFTFALGFVILVIPIGLLTTWLSRKLAVAR, encoded by the coding sequence ATGGAGGACTATCTGTCCCTCCTGACCGAGTACGACGTACTCGGAGCGTTCTGGGTCAATATCCAGCTCACCCTGTGGGCGGGTCTGTGGGCGCTGCTGCTCGGAACACTGCTCGCGCTCATGCGCATTTCACCGATCGCGAGCCTGCAGTGGCTGGGCGCTGCCTATGTCAACATCTTCCGCAACACCCCGTTGACGATCATCCTGGCCTTCGGATTCCTTGCGCTCTTCGGCCAGTTGCGGTTCTCCCTTGCTGATGACCTGAATCTCAGCCTGTTCCGCATCGCGATCCTGGGACTCGCCGTCTACCACGCGGCCTTCGTCTGCGAGGCCATCCGAAGCGGCGTAAACACTGTGCCGTTGGGACAGGCCGAAGCTGCCCGCGCTATCGGGCTGAGCTTTTTGCCTTCGGCCCGCCTGATCATCCTGCCCCAGGCTTTCCGCGGCGCCATTGCGCCCTTGGGCAACGTGCTGATCGCCCTGATCAAGAATTCGACGGTGGCAGCTGCGGGGTCCGTAGCGATCGAAACCTCGACGGTGATGAAGGAAATGATCGAGTTCCGGTCCGACGTCATCTATCCGATCTTCTTTACGTTTGCCCTTGGGTTTGTCATCCTAGTCATTCCCATCGGGCTCCTGACCACTTGGCTTTCCCGGAAACTGGCGGTGGCTCGATGA
- a CDS encoding amino acid ABC transporter permease has protein sequence MSVQQVLFDAPGPKARRNIMIGNVVGAILIIGLIGYLVSALASQGQFAPERWAPFLEWDTWRFFLLEGLGYTLRAAAISVVTSILFGLIFGLGRLSHVAVIRWISSIVVEFFRAVPVLLMMIFFWLLFGSLDIVRPQDSPFIAVVLGLTLYNGSVIAELVRSGVHNLPKGQREAGLAIGMTRSQSLRAIEVPQALVAMLPALISQFVVILKDSALGFIITYSELLAYARRLGSGEGNMLQSLLVAALIFIVINFLLTSLATRLSGFLSFRTGGKTRKDKNEKVLAADPAGTGTGVGAA, from the coding sequence ATGAGCGTTCAACAGGTCCTCTTCGATGCGCCGGGCCCGAAAGCCCGCCGCAACATCATGATCGGCAATGTAGTCGGAGCCATCCTGATCATCGGCCTCATCGGGTACCTCGTCTCCGCTCTTGCCAGTCAAGGGCAGTTCGCTCCGGAGCGGTGGGCACCGTTCCTCGAGTGGGATACCTGGCGGTTCTTCCTGCTTGAAGGACTGGGCTACACACTGCGGGCCGCGGCAATCTCGGTAGTCACGTCCATTCTCTTCGGGCTGATCTTCGGCCTCGGCCGGTTGTCTCATGTTGCCGTGATCCGCTGGATCAGCAGCATCGTCGTCGAGTTCTTCCGTGCAGTCCCCGTGCTGTTGATGATGATCTTCTTCTGGCTGCTTTTCGGCAGCCTGGACATCGTGCGCCCGCAGGATTCGCCGTTCATCGCGGTCGTACTCGGTCTCACCCTGTACAACGGCTCGGTCATCGCAGAGCTGGTGCGCTCCGGCGTCCACAACCTCCCGAAGGGTCAGCGCGAGGCCGGGCTTGCGATCGGCATGACCCGGAGCCAGTCGCTGCGGGCGATCGAGGTTCCGCAGGCGCTCGTTGCGATGCTCCCGGCTTTGATCAGCCAGTTCGTGGTCATCCTGAAGGACTCTGCCCTCGGGTTCATCATCACCTACTCGGAACTGCTCGCCTACGCCCGCCGCCTCGGCTCGGGTGAGGGCAACATGCTGCAGTCCCTCCTTGTGGCAGCGCTGATCTTCATTGTCATCAATTTCCTGCTGACGTCACTGGCCACCCGGCTCTCCGGCTTCCTGAGCTTCCGCACCGGGGGCAAGACGCGTAAGGACAAGAACGAGAAGGTGTTGGCTGCCGACCCGGCCGGCACGGGCACCGGCGTCGGAGCGGCCTGA
- a CDS encoding winged helix-turn-helix domain-containing protein translates to MGTDEDVQARGRALSSPVRLRILRLCLHKARTNKEIAEVLDLNPATSLHHVRTLLSTGFLRAEEPRTGNRGAKEIPYRATGLSWGSRMPNAAPVLVETFLQEIEGLRPSEIDVWRLGVRLNDAHRAEMMDKIRAIFEEYAHRESDEDGTATSIMLAHHLDRTAD, encoded by the coding sequence ATGGGAACAGATGAGGATGTCCAGGCACGCGGCCGGGCGCTGAGCTCCCCCGTCCGGCTGAGGATCCTCCGGCTGTGCCTGCACAAGGCGCGCACCAACAAGGAGATCGCCGAGGTGCTGGATCTGAACCCGGCCACCTCGCTGCACCACGTTCGAACCCTGCTCTCGACTGGCTTCCTGCGCGCTGAGGAGCCGCGGACCGGCAACCGTGGCGCCAAGGAAATCCCCTACCGGGCAACAGGTCTCTCCTGGGGAAGCCGCATGCCCAACGCTGCGCCCGTCCTAGTTGAGACGTTCCTGCAGGAGATTGAGGGCCTTCGTCCATCGGAGATTGACGTCTGGCGGCTTGGCGTCCGGCTCAACGACGCACACCGCGCGGAGATGATGGACAAGATCCGGGCAATCTTCGAGGAGTACGCCCACCGGGAATCGGACGAGGACGGCACCGCGACCTCAATCATGCTGGCCCACCATCTAGACCGCACCGCGGACTAG
- the dapD gene encoding 2,3,4,5-tetrahydropyridine-2,6-dicarboxylate N-succinyltransferase: MTETASAAPAPSVTADRTASGIGLATLAEDGSVLDVWYPQPALGNLNADAESLRTELNAIAAPDALRAVTQEVVTTTSSLDAAPVDAADAYLRLHLLSHRLVQPNTINLDGIFGLLANVVWTNFGPCAVAGFETTRLRLRSRGAVVVYGVDKFPRMVDYVMPSGVRIADADRVRLGAHLAEGTTVMHEGFVNFNAGTLGHSMVEGRISAGVVVGNGSDIGGGASIMGTLSGGGKERISIGERCLLSAQAGIGISLGDDCVVEAGLYITAGTKVTLPDGSIVKAAELSGQSSVLFIRNSTTGVVEARQRTGQGIELNAALHAN; encoded by the coding sequence ATGACTGAGACCGCTTCCGCTGCCCCTGCCCCTTCCGTGACCGCCGACCGGACCGCTTCCGGAATAGGACTGGCCACGCTGGCCGAGGACGGATCCGTACTCGATGTCTGGTACCCGCAGCCTGCTCTCGGCAACCTGAACGCCGACGCCGAGTCCCTGCGCACCGAGCTGAACGCCATCGCAGCTCCCGATGCCCTGCGGGCAGTCACCCAGGAAGTGGTGACCACCACGAGCAGCCTCGACGCGGCTCCGGTCGACGCCGCCGACGCCTACCTTCGGCTCCACCTTCTCTCCCACCGTCTGGTCCAGCCGAACACCATCAACCTCGACGGCATCTTCGGCCTCCTGGCGAACGTGGTGTGGACCAACTTCGGTCCCTGTGCCGTAGCCGGCTTCGAAACCACCCGCCTGCGACTGCGCTCCCGCGGCGCCGTCGTTGTCTACGGAGTGGACAAGTTCCCCCGGATGGTGGACTACGTCATGCCGTCCGGCGTGCGCATCGCCGACGCCGATCGCGTACGCCTGGGCGCGCACCTCGCCGAAGGCACCACGGTCATGCACGAGGGCTTCGTCAACTTCAACGCCGGCACCCTGGGCCACTCCATGGTCGAAGGCCGAATCTCGGCCGGCGTTGTCGTCGGCAACGGCTCGGACATCGGTGGTGGTGCGTCCATCATGGGCACCCTCTCCGGCGGCGGCAAGGAGCGCATCAGCATCGGCGAGCGCTGCCTGCTGAGCGCCCAGGCCGGCATCGGGATCTCCCTCGGCGATGACTGCGTTGTCGAAGCCGGCCTCTACATCACCGCCGGAACCAAGGTCACCCTTCCGGACGGCTCCATCGTCAAGGCTGCAGAGCTGTCCGGCCAGTCCTCGGTGCTCTTCATCCGCAACTCCACCACCGGTGTCGTTGAGGCGCGACAGCGCACAGGTCAGGGTATCGAGCTGAACGCAGCCCTGCACGCCAACTAG
- the dapC gene encoding succinyldiaminopimelate transaminase, with protein MAPYVQEAQQHPDGAVNLSIGTPVDPTPEIVQKALRGASNAPGYPTTHGTVELRQAISSWFARRRQVRGLDPDAIMPTVGSKELVAWLPTLLGLGAGDVVVRPTVAYPTYDMGAHFAGATPVAADSLAELDPATRAKVRLVWVNSPSNPTGAVQDAAALRAIVDDARGLGAMVASDECYAELGWGAWDPARGGEAVPSILDERVSGGSHELLLSVYSLSKQSNLAGYRAAFVAGDAGVLPNLINSRKHAGMIVPYPVQEAMRVALGDDSHVAAQKDLYRSRREQLIPALQSFGLTIRDSDAGLYLWATAGEDTWLTVKRFAELGIIVGPGTFYGDAGNGYVRVALTGSDERVAAAAARLSR; from the coding sequence ATGGCTCCCTACGTCCAGGAGGCGCAGCAGCATCCTGACGGCGCGGTCAACCTCTCCATCGGTACGCCGGTTGATCCCACGCCGGAGATTGTGCAGAAGGCGCTTCGGGGCGCGTCCAACGCGCCGGGCTATCCCACCACCCACGGAACCGTGGAGCTGCGCCAGGCGATCAGCAGCTGGTTCGCCCGCCGCCGCCAGGTGCGCGGGCTCGACCCCGATGCCATCATGCCCACCGTCGGTTCGAAGGAACTGGTTGCCTGGCTGCCCACGCTCCTGGGGCTGGGAGCGGGCGACGTCGTCGTGCGCCCCACCGTTGCGTACCCCACGTATGACATGGGGGCCCACTTCGCCGGTGCCACTCCCGTAGCAGCGGACTCACTAGCCGAGCTGGATCCGGCCACGCGCGCGAAGGTGCGCCTCGTCTGGGTCAACTCGCCCTCCAATCCCACCGGGGCGGTGCAGGACGCGGCGGCCCTCCGGGCAATTGTCGACGACGCCCGCGGGCTCGGCGCAATGGTGGCCTCCGACGAGTGTTACGCCGAACTCGGCTGGGGCGCCTGGGATCCGGCGCGCGGCGGTGAGGCGGTTCCCAGCATCCTTGACGAGCGGGTCAGCGGTGGAAGCCACGAGCTGCTGCTCTCCGTTTACTCGCTGAGCAAGCAGTCGAACCTGGCGGGCTACCGTGCGGCGTTCGTCGCCGGCGATGCCGGTGTGCTCCCGAACCTCATCAACTCCCGCAAGCACGCGGGCATGATCGTTCCGTATCCCGTGCAGGAAGCCATGCGCGTCGCCCTCGGCGACGACTCCCACGTCGCCGCACAGAAGGACCTGTACCGCTCGCGGCGGGAGCAGCTTATTCCTGCCCTGCAGTCGTTCGGCCTAACCATTAGGGATTCCGACGCCGGACTGTACCTGTGGGCGACGGCGGGGGAGGACACCTGGCTCACTGTGAAGCGGTTCGCAGAGCTCGGGATCATCGTTGGACCCGGAACGTTCTACGGCGATGCGGGCAACGGGTACGTCAGGGTCGCACTGACCGGGTCCGATGAACGGGTGGCCGCAGCCGCAGCACGGCTCTCCCGCTGA